From a single Oncorhynchus nerka isolate Pitt River linkage group LG11, Oner_Uvic_2.0, whole genome shotgun sequence genomic region:
- the LOC115117978 gene encoding uncharacterized protein LOC115117978, whose translation MVSMDQLRARTDSDGTELRRRVREGFLSLRNVLLDQEALLLSHLDNLTSSTCSGAIDFLQTSAPLLGSLTGLEMISEQALLEPNTVAFLTGAMALTQRLQRVNGDIHRPALTLQQGEPFKGVKMDFDALFRDLQALLGTHLHWKSPEVAAVVSVATSMEADVLEGCCEVVQLPSCPGTPTAP comes from the coding sequence ATGGTGTCCATGGACCAGTTGAGGGCCCGGACGGACTCCGACGGCACCGAGCTAAGACGGCGTGTACGCGAGGGCTTCCTGTCTCTCCGTAATGTCCTGCTAGACCAGGAGGCATTGCTGCTCTCACACCTGGACAACCTGACCTCCAGCACCTGCAGCGGAGCCATTGACTTCCTCCAGACCTCTGCCCCACTCCTGGGCTCCCTGACTGGGCTGGAGATGATCTCTGAACAGGCCCTCCTGGAGCCCAACACCGTGGCCTTCCTGACCGGGGCCATGGCTCTAACCCAGCGGCTGCAGAGGGTCAACGGGGACATTCATCGCCCTGCCCTGACTCTCCAGCAGGGGGAGCCCTTCAAGGGGGTGAAGATGGACTTTGATGCCCTCTTTAGGGACCTGCAGGCCCTGCTGGGGACCCACCTCCACTGGAAGAGCCCCGAAGTGGCTGCAGTGGTTTCTGTGGCGACCAGCATGGAGGCAGACGTTTTGGAGGGGTGCTGCGAGGTGGTGCAGCTGCCGTCATGCCCAGGGACCCCCACCGCTCCCTGA